A region of the Sterolibacterium denitrificans genome:
TTCAGGCACCCCCGCCGTACATTCCCTGGCGTCGGCGTTCTTCGTCCTCGCGCCTGATGCGCTCGTTGTATTCCGCCACGGCTTGGTCGTACTTGTCCGCCTCGACCCAATAGCCACCGCGCTCGGGGATGCCGACATAGCGGGGCTTGGTGTCCTTCAAGTCGGTGTAAGCGTGGTTCGTGTAGGCCGCGCAGTAGCTCGGCATGCTGTTGGCGATATACACATAGTCGTTATCGCCGCCGCCCCAACTGCGCAGCGTGGCGTTCAGGGAACTGGCATCGCAGCGGCCTGCGCCTTGCGACATGGCCGCCACCAGGGCCGACATTTCCGGCGTCTGGTTGGCCACGGGGCACAGATCGAGGAAGTTCCGGCGCTTTTTGATCGTGTCGGACAGCTTCTTGGCTGTGATGCTGAAGTACCGATGCAGGGACGGCTGGCATTCGTGTGGCGGTTTG
Encoded here:
- a CDS encoding TrbM/KikA/MpfK family conjugal transfer protein is translated as MKLRRLVLTAALGAAMTAPAMAQEVLEGDTRLACEAILCLATGKPPHECQPSLHRYFSITAKKLSDTIKKRRNFLDLCPVANQTPEMSALVAAMSQGAGRCDASSLNATLRSWGGGDNDYVYIANSMPSYCAAYTNHAYTDLKDTKPRYVGIPERGGYWVEADKYDQAVAEYNERIRREDEERRRQGMYGGGA